A genomic stretch from Engraulis encrasicolus isolate BLACKSEA-1 chromosome 12, IST_EnEncr_1.0, whole genome shotgun sequence includes:
- the steap3 gene encoding metalloreductase STEAP3 isoform X1, with product MRAGFAITMSEGDTRPLITSTPDTEGMMTEPLPDAPVVGILGTGDFSRSLALRLVASGYRVVVGSRTPKRSAGLFPEEADVTTQQAAASQAELVFVGLFVEHYSTISGLKEVLASKVLVDVSNGTHINHDGPSNAEQLAALFPDSVVVKGFNTISAWSLQTGPRDGSRQILLCSDSVSAKKAVAQLTRNIGFIPVDVGRLSSARDVENAPLRLFPTWTMPVLLSLGLFLFFYLFNFLRDVLHPYLTSGRNVFYKLPIDTVNVTLPSVAMVMLALVYLPGQLAAFLQLRRGTKYSRFPSWLDRWLVARKQLGLLAFLFAALHAVYSLCLPMRRSARYMMLNAAYRVVKEGQANVWDEEAVWRSELYLSVGIMALGLLSLLALTSLPSVGNALNWREFTFIQSRLGYAALFMSTLHTLLFGWDRAFQLSSYLFYLPPTFVLVLLLPCAVLLGRLLLALPCVSQRLARIRRGWEKSRGIRFQLPENNVEKRGREDISDV from the exons ATGCGCGCAGGATTTGCCATAACCATGTCTGAGGGGGACACGCGGCCTCTGATTACATCCACACCGGACACAGAGGGCATGATGACTGAGCCCCTTCCCGACGCCCCCGTTGTGGGGATCCTGGGCACGGGGGATTTCTCTCGTTCCTTGGCGCTGAGGTTGGTGGCCTCTGGCTACCGGGTGGTCGTCGGCAGCCGCACTCCCAAGCGATCGGCAGGGCTTTTTCCCGAGGAGGCAGACGTGACGACCCAACAGGCAGCTGCTTCACAGGCCGAGCTGGTGTTCGTCGGTTTGTTTGTGGAACACTATTCGACGATAAGCGGACTCAAAGAGGTTCTCGCGAGCAAAGTTCTAGTGGATGTCAGTAACGGGACGCATATAAACCACGATGGACCCTCCAACGCGGAGCAGCTCGCCGCGCTTTTCCCCGACAGTGTGGTGGTCAAGGGCTTCAACACCATATCTGCCTGGTCGTTGCAGACAGGACCAAGAGACGGCAGTAGACAG ATTCTGCTGTGCAGTGACAGTGTGTCGGCCAAGAAGGCAGTGGCCCAGCTGACCCGAAACATAGGCTTTATCCCCGTGGACGTGGGCCGCCTCAGCTCCGCACGCGACGTGGAGAACGCTCCGCTGCGCCTCTTCCCCACCTGGACCATGCCCGTGCTGCTCTCCCTcggcctcttcctcttcttctaccTCTTCAACTTCCTGCGCGACGTTCTCCACCCGTACCTCACGTCCGGCAGGAACGTATTCTACAAGCTGCCCATCGACACGGTCAACGTCACGCTGCCGTCGGTCGCCATGGTGATGCTGGCCCTGGTGTATCTCCCGGGGCAGCTGGCGGCGTTCCTGCAGCTGCGTCGAGGCACCAAGTACAG CCGCTTCCCGTCCTGGCTGGACCGCTGGCTGGTGGCGCGTAAGCAGCTGGGCCTGCTGGCCTTCCTCTTCGCCGCACTGCACGCCGTCTACAGCCTCTGCCTGCCCATGAGGAGATCGGCACGCTACATGATGCTAAACGCAGCCTACAGAGTG GTGAAGGAGGGCCAGGCTAACGTGTGGGACGAGGAGGCGGTGTGGCGGTCGGAGCTGTACCTGTCGGTGGGCATCATGGCACTCGGGCTGCTCTCTCTGCTGGCACTCACCTCGCTGCCCTCCGTTGGCAACGCACTCAACTGGAGAGAGTTCACCTTTATACAG TCTCGTCTGGGCTACGCTGCTCTCTTCATGTCCACCCTCCACACCCTGCTGTTCGGCTGGGACCGGGCCTTCCAGCTCTCCTCCTACCTCTTCTACCTGCCGCCCACCTtcgtgctggtgctgctgctgccctgTGCCGTGCTGCTGGGCCGGCTGCTGCTGGCGCTGCCCTGCGTCTCGCAGCGTCTGGCCCGCATCCGGCGCGGGTGGGAGAAGAGTCGCGGCATACGGTTCCAGCTGCCGGAGAAtaatgtggagaagagaggacggGAGGATATCAGCGATGTCTGA
- the steap3 gene encoding metalloreductase STEAP3 isoform X2, translating to MSEGDTRPLITSTPDTEGMMTEPLPDAPVVGILGTGDFSRSLALRLVASGYRVVVGSRTPKRSAGLFPEEADVTTQQAAASQAELVFVGLFVEHYSTISGLKEVLASKVLVDVSNGTHINHDGPSNAEQLAALFPDSVVVKGFNTISAWSLQTGPRDGSRQILLCSDSVSAKKAVAQLTRNIGFIPVDVGRLSSARDVENAPLRLFPTWTMPVLLSLGLFLFFYLFNFLRDVLHPYLTSGRNVFYKLPIDTVNVTLPSVAMVMLALVYLPGQLAAFLQLRRGTKYSRFPSWLDRWLVARKQLGLLAFLFAALHAVYSLCLPMRRSARYMMLNAAYRVVKEGQANVWDEEAVWRSELYLSVGIMALGLLSLLALTSLPSVGNALNWREFTFIQSRLGYAALFMSTLHTLLFGWDRAFQLSSYLFYLPPTFVLVLLLPCAVLLGRLLLALPCVSQRLARIRRGWEKSRGIRFQLPENNVEKRGREDISDV from the exons ATGTCTGAGGGGGACACGCGGCCTCTGATTACATCCACACCGGACACAGAGGGCATGATGACTGAGCCCCTTCCCGACGCCCCCGTTGTGGGGATCCTGGGCACGGGGGATTTCTCTCGTTCCTTGGCGCTGAGGTTGGTGGCCTCTGGCTACCGGGTGGTCGTCGGCAGCCGCACTCCCAAGCGATCGGCAGGGCTTTTTCCCGAGGAGGCAGACGTGACGACCCAACAGGCAGCTGCTTCACAGGCCGAGCTGGTGTTCGTCGGTTTGTTTGTGGAACACTATTCGACGATAAGCGGACTCAAAGAGGTTCTCGCGAGCAAAGTTCTAGTGGATGTCAGTAACGGGACGCATATAAACCACGATGGACCCTCCAACGCGGAGCAGCTCGCCGCGCTTTTCCCCGACAGTGTGGTGGTCAAGGGCTTCAACACCATATCTGCCTGGTCGTTGCAGACAGGACCAAGAGACGGCAGTAGACAG ATTCTGCTGTGCAGTGACAGTGTGTCGGCCAAGAAGGCAGTGGCCCAGCTGACCCGAAACATAGGCTTTATCCCCGTGGACGTGGGCCGCCTCAGCTCCGCACGCGACGTGGAGAACGCTCCGCTGCGCCTCTTCCCCACCTGGACCATGCCCGTGCTGCTCTCCCTcggcctcttcctcttcttctaccTCTTCAACTTCCTGCGCGACGTTCTCCACCCGTACCTCACGTCCGGCAGGAACGTATTCTACAAGCTGCCCATCGACACGGTCAACGTCACGCTGCCGTCGGTCGCCATGGTGATGCTGGCCCTGGTGTATCTCCCGGGGCAGCTGGCGGCGTTCCTGCAGCTGCGTCGAGGCACCAAGTACAG CCGCTTCCCGTCCTGGCTGGACCGCTGGCTGGTGGCGCGTAAGCAGCTGGGCCTGCTGGCCTTCCTCTTCGCCGCACTGCACGCCGTCTACAGCCTCTGCCTGCCCATGAGGAGATCGGCACGCTACATGATGCTAAACGCAGCCTACAGAGTG GTGAAGGAGGGCCAGGCTAACGTGTGGGACGAGGAGGCGGTGTGGCGGTCGGAGCTGTACCTGTCGGTGGGCATCATGGCACTCGGGCTGCTCTCTCTGCTGGCACTCACCTCGCTGCCCTCCGTTGGCAACGCACTCAACTGGAGAGAGTTCACCTTTATACAG TCTCGTCTGGGCTACGCTGCTCTCTTCATGTCCACCCTCCACACCCTGCTGTTCGGCTGGGACCGGGCCTTCCAGCTCTCCTCCTACCTCTTCTACCTGCCGCCCACCTtcgtgctggtgctgctgctgccctgTGCCGTGCTGCTGGGCCGGCTGCTGCTGGCGCTGCCCTGCGTCTCGCAGCGTCTGGCCCGCATCCGGCGCGGGTGGGAGAAGAGTCGCGGCATACGGTTCCAGCTGCCGGAGAAtaatgtggagaagagaggacggGAGGATATCAGCGATGTCTGA